The stretch of DNA CGGAGAGGACCTTGGTGAGCGCCGCGTACGGCACGTAGGCCGCGAAGTAGCCGAACGCGAATCCCCAGATCGATCGGCTCGCGTGGGCGTCGTGCGTGGGGCCGTCGTTCGTCATGCCCCCTGAGGATTGCAAGCGGCTCGCCCGGCGTCCAAGGGGGGATCGCGCGCAGCGCTTGCGGCGTCGGCGTGTCGGGCGGAGCGCGGTGCAAAGCCTGCGTTCATGCGAGAATCGAGCGTCGCCTGGAGGCCTGTCGTGTCGATGCCTGTCCACGCCGGCGCTGATCGTCGCGCGCTGCCCTCGTTCGCCGATCCGAGGCGCGCGGTGGGGCGGCTGGTGCTCTCGGTTGCGGTGGGCGTCGTCGCGGCCATGCTGATTCCGCAGACGCTGGGCTGGGCCGTGCGCGCGGTCGCGGGCTGGTGCGCGGGCGGGACGTTCCTGCTCGTGGCGGCGTGGGTGGTGATCGTCCGCTCCGACGTCGCCGTGACACGCATGCGCTGCAGCCAGGAGGATCCCGGGCGCTTCCTGGTCTGGGTGGTGGTCGTGGTGGGGAGCTTGTTCAGCCTCTTCTCGGCGGTGGGGCTCTTGCAGCACTCGAAGGAGATGTCGCAGCACGCGAGCCTGCTCACGCTGCTCTGCCTCTGGGCGGTGGCGTGCGCGTGGTGTCTGACGCACAGCGCGTTCACGCTGCGGTACGCGCACCTCTACTACCGCGACGACGGCAACGGCGAAGGTGGGCTCGACTTCCCCGGCCGCCAGGCGCCCGACGATCTCGACTTCGCCTACTTCTCGTTCACCATCGGCACCTGCTTCCAGACGAGCGACGTCTCCATCAGCGAGCGCATCATTCGCCGCACCGTGCTCCTGCACGGGGTGATCTCGTTTGCGTTCAACACCGCGATCCTGGCGCTGGTGTTGAACCTCGTGTTCGGGCATCTGTAGTCGTTAGCCGATCGGCTAACGAACGACGGCGCCTACTTCACCGGAAACGCGTGCAAGAACGCGCGAACCGTCTCCAGCTCGTCGTACTTCGGCTTGAAGCCCGTCGCGGCCTGGAAGCGGCTGGCGTCGATGACGATGGGGAACTTGATGTGCTCCAGCGCGCCGCGCGGCAGCGAGGGCAGCCCGCGTCGCCCGAGCAGGAACGTGAGCAGCGGCTCGGGAATCGGAATCGCCGTCCGATGCGTCTCGCGGATCAGGTACGACAATGGCAGCGGCTGCGGCCCGGCCACGTTGAACACGCCCCGCGGCCGCTTCTCCACCGCGCGCACGATGGCGTCGGCGGCGTCGTCTTCGTGCAGGAACTGGAAGAGCGGGTCGAAGCCCATCACCGTGGGCACGCGCTTGCCACGCACGAAGTTGGCGAGCGTGCCGTGCCCCGAGGGCCCGAGCGTGTAGCAGACGCGCAGGATGGTGGTGCACAGCTCCGGGAACCGCCACAGCGCGGTCTGCGCGTAGAGATCCGCGGCGACGAGGTCGCTCAGCTCGGGGAAGTGCGCGAGCGCCTGCGGGGGCTCGTCCTCGGTGTGGTACAGCGGCGTGTCCGGGCCGGCGCCGTAGAACGTGTGCCGCCCCACGAAGATGACCTGCTTGGCGCCGTAGGTGTGGCTGTGCGCGAACACGGCCTGCGTGCCGCCGAGGTTGATGCGGTAGCGCTCGTCGCCGCTGGCGGAGAGCGCGCTCATGGTGCCCAGGTGGATCACCACCTCGGGCCGCACGGTGCGGAAGACGTCCTCTGCGGCGCGCTTGCGCAGATCGAGCTGGTAGAGCGGGATGCCGCGCGGCC from Deltaproteobacteria bacterium encodes:
- a CDS encoding SDR family oxidoreductase, producing the protein MRVLIPGMSGHVARRVALELHEAGHQVVGIDARPWADRPRGIPLYQLDLRKRAAEDVFRTVRPEVVIHLGTMSALSASGDERYRINLGGTQAVFAHSHTYGAKQVIFVGRHTFYGAGPDTPLYHTEDEPPQALAHFPELSDLVAADLYAQTALWRFPELCTTILRVCYTLGPSGHGTLANFVRGKRVPTVMGFDPLFQFLHEDDAADAIVRAVEKRPRGVFNVAGPQPLPLSYLIRETHRTAIPIPEPLLTFLLGRRGLPSLPRGALEHIKFPIVIDASRFQAATGFKPKYDELETVRAFLHAFPVK
- a CDS encoding DUF1345 domain-containing protein, translating into MSMPVHAGADRRALPSFADPRRAVGRLVLSVAVGVVAAMLIPQTLGWAVRAVAGWCAGGTFLLVAAWVVIVRSDVAVTRMRCSQEDPGRFLVWVVVVVGSLFSLFSAVGLLQHSKEMSQHASLLTLLCLWAVACAWCLTHSAFTLRYAHLYYRDDGNGEGGLDFPGRQAPDDLDFAYFSFTIGTCFQTSDVSISERIIRRTVLLHGVISFAFNTAILALVLNLVFGHL